A window of Schistocerca cancellata isolate TAMUIC-IGC-003103 chromosome 1, iqSchCanc2.1, whole genome shotgun sequence genomic DNA:
AGCCAACAATGGCacgcaaatttgtatttgtaaaaaatattgtgcTAACATTTCAAAGCATAACATCACTGAATTCACACCAAAGATCAGTAAGACTATTGAAtcaagaaaatacattaaactgagagctaaaaaaaatacaaaatttattttattgaaatgaaactGTTGTACAAGTTTGTTCATTCGTTCAATCAATAAACATTAGACTTTGATAATTTTTTCCTGGCCTGAATAATTATCTGAGAGGTTTCTTCAAGTAACAAACTAATTACAAATTCTCAATGCTTTGAAACAAGTAAAGCATATGTCTTATTAAAAGTGCTTGTTTTAAAAgcctttcttcactttcactaaaacATATAACCTAAATGATACTTAAGCTCCTAATTTTACTAAAGCTAGCTAATTATGATTTTATCACAAACTGTGTTATTTTCTACACGTGTACCAACAATTTTGCTAATGAGTACCAGAATTTAGGTCACAGTATACTGTCACATGCATTCCACTCTAAACTGAACATACATTGACATTATGCATAAAATTCACTGATCACTTATTTTGAACTTAATGCATCAGGTACTTCCTGCCTAAAGTAAAAGTTTCCAAGAATTGGAAACACAGCCAGAAATGAATACAATTTTGTGTAATGCCAATTACATTTAATGTTTGCTACTCAATATTACAGCAATAAAAATGtcaatgaacaaaataaaaatctttaaCAGTCTTTATTGTATCTTCAGCACATGTGAAGTTGCTATTTAATCTTTTGTTTCCATAGCCTTCGCCACTTCTGAAGTAGTTATGATCCAGTTTGAAATACTCACCCAACCTGTCTGATCTACTGAATATGTCAATGGCTACAATAGTAGGAATCATGCCACATACACTGTAAATCGTTACCAGCCtccaatttcttgcttatctccTTTCTCACTGTGTGTTATGAGTAAAGTAAGTAACGTTAACTACACAAACATCAATTGTCAGTTCCTCTAATACAGATCCACAGTATCTACTACTGACCATTCAGTCTCAGTACACTGAAGACATTACAGTTATCAGACTTCAATTTATGGCTGTTTTACAGATGGAATGTACAATTTAACAATTTGTGTTGTGTGTAGTACCAAACTTTATCTTTGTGCCAAAGTAACAAACACTAGTGTTGCACCACTAATTTTACTGGCTTACAGCTAAACTTATACAGCACAAACTAATTCAACCACAACTAAAGTGGACTAAACTTCAAAGTGCACTGAAGAGAACACTGACTCAGCAAAACAGtagcaataacagaaataagtGTCTGACCTTAAAGTCTCTCTCACAACTTGTGAAACTTTGAGAAATTCTCCATTGAGAACCAATGTAATAGAAGTGGAGAGTATTTAAAAACGAAACTTTGATCTGCCTCCTCCaaatccaccaccaccacctccgccgccaccacctccGCCAAATCCGCCACCTCCAAATCCTCCACCTCCCATTCCAAAGTTGCCTCCTCCCATACCTCCAGAACCACCAGGTGAGGAATTCAGGAACAGTTCAATGTAACGATGTTGCATGTGTCCTTTGTCCTAGACAAACATCATAATTCATATTATAACAaccaaaataatcagtttttgactaTCAAATTACATTGCAATTCATATTATGAAGAATATACCTTCAAAAGTTAGTGCTTAGCACAAAAATTTACCTTTGACATTGCTTTTAATGCTTCATCATGTGTTGCAAATTCAACATCTGCTTCTCCTGACGCACGGCCACTGTTGTCGTATAGGAGCCTAATATTGACTGGTACAACTGGCCTGAAAAACTAATAGAAAAAGAGCCATTTCAGTACACAGGCCTACAACAGAACAAGTTAGACCACAATAAGAGTAATTACTTACATCAGCAATATCAGCCTGTGTTGCACGGAATGGCAGACCTCTCATGTGTATACAGtggccaccaccacctccaccaccattcCAGTTTCCACCTCCACCAGAACGTCCTCCACGTCCCATACCCATGTTGCCAAATCCACCTGAATTCATACTCATGTTGAAGCTACTGCTACCACGACCACCCATGTTACCTCTCATTCCAGGTCCTCCACTCCCACCCCATGATGAATTCATGCCCCATGGACTTGGACCATCATCGAAGTCACCAAAACCACCTATAACGCAAAAAAAAAGCATGACTGCACAACAATTCTCCatctacaaataaaaacaaatattcagCAACTCTGCAATAACATTTCTGTCTGATGTCTGGATCTTATTTTCTCATACTGGAAAAATTTGGTTTGATTTGTGGTCTGAAATCTGATGACCATTTCAAAGTAAAAAAAGACTTTTTAATCCCCGACAGTGATTCAATAAATTCAAAACAAATCTGCGAAATTTAATTTTCGCATTTgacaatttacaacaaaaaataaagaatgaGCAAAACAATAAATGTTTAATCCACTTTAGATATTTATGGTTTCATCACTGACTGACATACATTAAATACAAACAAGTCATAACTAAATCACTTATGAAGGAAGTAATAATCATATATTACATCTATTGGAAGAAATTTAGGCACACAAAACAGCAATCCTACATTAATTAGGAAAGATTCAGCAGTTTTTACACAGATATGCAACAAGGTTTCTAATACACACATTAGAGATTCGaagtgaacatattttatgttaataaatgtacgtgatgaagatgatgtttggtttgtggggcactcaactgcgtggttatcagcgcccgtacaattacccaatctttgctcagtccaatttcgccactttcctggatgatgatgaaatgatgaggacaacacaaacacccagtcatctcgaggcaggtgaaaatccctgatcccgccgggaatcgaacccgggaccccgtgctcgggaagcgagaacgctaccgcgagaccacgagcggcggacgataatAAATGTACGTGAACAATTAATGGCATGTGTTACCAAAACCTGAATCTTATTTAGAtaactataattttacaaattttctgtTCTTTACCATCTTAAAAATGATAGTGCACTATCTAATTTAACTGCCAAATCCAACTAACACATGCAGATAAAAAGCTAAACAAGAACAAGTGATTACCTTTGAAACTCCGAGATCCTCTACCCATATTATTATAGCGATTTATGCCACCAAATCTATCACCACGATCATAAGGAGCTGGACGCTGGTTGAAACCTCCTGGTCCTAAAGGACGCATCTTTGGGCCAATAGCGGCACGCACTTCAGAAAGGCTGCTGCGGAATATTTCTATGTACCTGTGTGTAACAGATTTGAAGGATGAGACGACATTCAAAAACAAAGGAAatcataaaaatgagaaaaaataagtATTTGGTTTTGTGCTATCTTACTGTGTACCTACTAACACCCtaagaaaaaatatatgtatactGGCAGTATCCAACTCAATTCTTCTACACACTGTTTATAATGGACGTATGTTTCTTCAAGGAACTTACACGAAGTGTTCCTTTTATTCTTTAAAACTGACATCTACTCATTTCAAGTATACTGCAAAAAACTACCAGGAATGGTCCAGAATGAAATAAGCTTCATTCAAAACCATCTATCTAAACTCAGCTGAACAACTATACAACTGTGATCTGGctaaatgaataatgaagttgtaaaatcactgcAGTTTTCAACAGCTTATAATCCAAATGCTTTATTTCACACTTAGATACACTCAAAGTAAATTCCACCCACCTTTAACAGAGCCTGATGATTAGCTCAAAACAGAGGCCAATTTTTTGGGTCAAGTTGTCCTAAGTTTTGCTTACACATTTTCCAAAAGTTACTTACGTAGTACCTTAAGCTGATGTTATTAAGAGAATCATCACTTTGTACACCAAAAATTTGGCCTCACGAGCTCAGCTCCCGCCCATTCATCACTTGGATCCATTGTCTTGCATGGCCCCACCCCCAACTGGCCCATAAGGAACCCTTGGGTGTGTCCCTCTGGTGATTCATCTTAAAAGTAATGAATTTCTACCAACATTCCACATTAGAGTTTCAATTCATTCAACAGTGTAGTGTCTACTTTTTACACAATTTAATGAAACACCAAAATTAAGCCTATTTTTTAATATTAACATTTTTACATATTAACTGCCTTATGCATTTAATACCAGAGCATTTTTGCATCTACATAGTGGGATCTTAATCAGTAGGAAAACTACAGCATGGCTTACGCAACTGGATGTAAACAGGAATGTGCCCAAGTAGAACAGGGTTACAAAAATCCTCAATATGCAAATGTGAAGCAGGAAAAGCTGGCAATTACGTTCCAAGAACTATTACCATGTTCCAGTTTAAAAGCTGAGAAATTCCTTCCTTAGGCACttctttacaatttttaaaaattattataaaaatgctTGTTATTCTGATATTTAAACATTTGCAGGTAAGGAGCTTAACAACCAGGACAAGTAACATTCAACACTTAAATGAAGCCTAGTCAATAATACAACAATGGTTTAGGAAAGTTTCTACCTGCAAAAATTTTTCCAAGCAAAACTGTTACGTAACACAGCAGCTCCAAAGTAAATTTAAACATTATGAATTTTACACTAATAAAAACACTTGTGTACAAATGCTAGGCAATATTTAAAACCCTCTCTATTTCTTCTCGCAATTATTACCTCAAATCATCGTAAATTCTATAGGACTGATCACCGCCTATTCTGCTGACTTGGAATATAGACTGTGTACGAGAGTCACATGTTGGTCCCTTGCATTTTTCAGAATACAGCTTTCCACAATATAACTTGCAATTTTAGTTTCTGTACTGGGAAGTACACAATCTGGCATGAGCACACACTACAGAAGCCATGCCCAGAAAGCGACCACCGAAGTCTTTTATTCAGTTACTTTAAAACAGCCCGTTCACTTCACTGCTCACAATAATTCACTGCTTTGAACTAATACAGGCCACTATTTCAGCACACGTTTCTAATCCACCTCTAAATGTGAGCATAACTACAGAGTCCACAACCTGCTTTATCCTGTAAGGCACATTGCAGTTTTCCTACTTCTTGTATCTGTAGCCAGTATGTAGTGCATGAAATAaagacaaattacactctcatatTTTCAAAATACTACTATGTGTCAGCCAATAAATTTGCACAGAACACTGAAATACAGAATTGTGTTGAAATGACACAGCCATTAGCTTAAAATGCGAGGAATACACAAAAGTATGAAATGGCAAAGTCACGTATGTGTATCATCCACATGTGACAAAGGGAAACTTTACCAAATGTTTACTGTAACAACAAAACAAGATAAAGGTGCCACATAGGTGACCAATCAGCTTTAAGATGCAGAATTATTCCAGTGTTCAACGCAATATGAAATTTACTACAGGTGCAACCCACTTTGTGGACAACATTCGTAACTAATATCCACACGATCCACTTTGCTAGAGGCATCTAGTATGGTGTAACAGCAATTATACTTAAGCaagtgaaacaacacacaaatatcagcattaatgcaataaataataCTGTTAAATAACAGCACACCAAAAATTTACAGGGTTGTTTCACAGCACCATTAAGTTACAGCCACAAATTGTTTTGCACAAAGGCACTGACTAATAACAGCTGCTAATTAGTTCCTGCATAcaaagtgataatgaatgttagaAAACCAAAGTCTGTGGTTGTAAATTCATCACATACACAATAAGAATTTCATTATGATCTGTGACCCCTGCCTTAGTGTCAATGTATCATGATAACCTAAGTCACTTCAAGCGTAACAGCTTTAGTGTATTCTGTGCACTGTACCAATATTATATGAAGCTCAATTAACTGGAAAAACTGAACATGTGAATTACTTGAAACCGAGACAGTTTCTGGAGTATTTCAATTTTGTAAAGCCTAGGACATTTTTACACAACTACAGCTGTGAGGAAGAATGTAACAAATGATAATTGTACGTAGGGTGGTATCTGCAAGAATATAAGCATGCAGCATTAAGCCAAAGACTGATTATTACGTACATTATTAGCTACAATAATAAGTCTCAAATGCTTGTATGAGTAACAACAGTAAAAACACGGGGTTCACAATGTTAAGACACTTCGAAGTATAAGAGAATGAGACATTGCAAACATAATTACAGTGTTTTcactataaaaatgtaaatgaaatgataCAAGCATAACAATATGAATGGTTTTTAATTTGCAAAATTGGATTAAATTCTGAAACATATCATTAATGAAGTAGTGTGTGATGTGTGGACTATAGTTTGAATGTTTTCTAATTACATGGCATACTGAAAAATACCACTTGttaaattacaagaaaattttgaaatacataAACAACAAGTGATACATTACAACAGATTCCATATTCAAGTaatattaaaaaatttcatttgagCCAGTAGGTATTGACAACTTTACCTTACCTGCATATAAAACTATACCTGGAATTTACATCTAGTAAGGATCTGAAATTACTGCCTACTGCACAAGGAGAAGCCTTAGGAAGGATTGCATTGCTTAATATGATATTGCTGATAAATACTTACTCAGTAATTTCAGATCCTTACAGTTTGACTTTTGAAAATAAATCCCAGTTATGAAATAAGTAAATGAATTAAAGACTAAAAGAGTGATACTGTATACCATAGAATAGGAGGTTGGGGTTCAGCCCACCCAGCCCTCCCTTCCATTGCATTGCACACGTTCCCCACCTGTGTCCTATTTTATCCTTGTGTTTCTGCAGAGCTTTCTCTGCCACTTCTTTGTTAACAAACTGTACGTAAGCCTCCCCAGTACTCCTTCCCGTGAAGTCAGTCGGTAGGGATATCCCGTTGGGTACTATCTCCAACCCTACCCAACCAATAAACAATATGCCCAGAATCAACACACAACAAAAGCATGTAAAACCTTTAGCaataaaatattattcagaaaTAAAAGGGGCATTTGCAAAGATTTTATTTTAAGCAATATTTCAAACAGTGTATCATACATTCAGAAGTTCCTGTAATACAAATTTTATACACGACATTACCCATGATCACTTATCGTAAGAAGGCTCTTATCATACTACTTTTAACCAAAATGTTATACAATAACTTTTTCAATTCAGTTGAATATGCTATTATGTGAAATTTATGTGCAGAGGatctacaaaaatatttctttgaacTTCAGTATTCAGAACATAAGCACAAGAGTAACAACTGTGAGGAACTTCGGGAAAATATGATCCTACTGTTGCCCATACAGACAGTTACTTATCTGTGCCACTTGCCACATATCTAACACCAAGTACTTCAATACATCTCTTCAACCAATTAATAGCAATCTGTTTTCATGTGTCAAATTTACATTACTTGAAGAAATAAACAGGAAAAGAAGCAAGGACTGGATGAAGGAAGAGAATAATAAAGGAAGTACAACTAGGCCTTACCACTCAAGTACAGAGAGGAAAAATATAATATTCACATTTCAGATTCCACAGTCTGTAGATTTATGAAGTGTTAATGAATGTCACCTTCATCTACGAGTCACTGCTTTAAAAACAAATCTTTGCAAACAACCCCAACAAGATTAAAACAAAGAATACAATACTGTCAAAATAAAACACTCAAAATATTTGTCCTTCATAATTAAGCCAACTAACATTCAATTTTCGAGGCAATCAAAATTATGCAATCGGTGAGCACATTTCTCTAGAAGATTACAGTGATTACTAAAACCACAAATTATCTTAATAAATATGAACACAAATGATTTCAAAAACAAGCTACTACTAAATTAAGTCATACCTGAGAAAAATTGAGCTATTTCCTCCTTAGAGCAGCCAAATGGTAGGCCACGAAGTCTAACACAACCATCATCCATAGCATTTTCCAAATTTAGTCCACTGCGTTTTACAACCCACTCCATCTCTGACCGCTTAACTTTAAACACTGTAAAAAGGGTAACATTTCAATACTTCATTATAATTACTTTGCAAACACACTGTACTTCACCTCCGTAACAGCATTTTTGATAATTTAACTATTCTAAAAATTGGTATAAAATGATAACATGAAAAAGTTATGATACTATTTCATAACTACTATAACTTTATAAGGGAGAGAACTCTTCCAAAGACAAAAATTAACTGTTACTGTGAATTTATTCCTGAATTAACTGTTCACTTGCAAGCTTTaaaaatcatgtaaaaaaaaagacAGGGAGCAGAAAATGTATGAGTCCTTTTATACTATATGCTCATGAAAATATCAAGGAAGGTTGGATTTCTGACATCACCTGTCATCATAAAGATGGCATGGGAAGGTTCAGCCTGCAGAAGAGGCAATTTGGTCTTTATATTTCGCAAAGGAAACTTTAAACACTTGCTTGAAATAATCTGGAGGAAACAACAGTAACTGATTCAACTTGCCTGAAAAGGTTTGTAACATACTGAAATGTTGCTTCCAATGAACATTCAACAGTGTTGCTTGTGTGAGGCACTTCAATGAACTTCACTACAATCACATGAGAATTTAACATTCTACTGACTAACCTAACAATAAAtgaggggaagagggggagggagggtaggGGGCATGATTGATCACCACTGCTTTACTAAATGATGCGatgataattttttgtatttctgattGACAAATACTGTAAAGTACACTCCAATAAGATCCCAGTATAACTGCTAGACAAGAGTTTAATGTTTA
This region includes:
- the LOC126089177 gene encoding heterogeneous nuclear ribonucleoprotein H-like isoform X2 — protein: MSGSGDHDDEAYVVKLRGLPWSTTVDEILQFFNDCRIKDGKLGIHMTMSREGRPSGEAYVEMESDEDIEKACKKDRDHIGHRYIEVFKVKRSEMEWVVKRSGLNLENAMDDGCVRLRGLPFGCSKEEIAQFFSGLEIVPNGISLPTDFTGRSTGEAYVQFVNKEVAEKALQKHKDKIGHRYIEIFRSSLSEVRAAIGPKMRPLGPGGFNQRPAPYDRGDRFGGINRYNNMGRGSRSFKGGFGDFDDGPSPWGMNSSWGGSGGPGMRGNMGGRGSSSFNMSMNSGGFGNMGMGRGGRSGGGGNWNGGGGGGGHCIHMRGLPFRATQADIADFFRPVVPVNIRLLYDNSGRASGEADVEFATHDEALKAMSKDKGHMQHRYIELFLNSSPGGSGGMGGGNFGMGGGGFGGGGFGGGGGGGGGGGGFGGGRSKFRF
- the LOC126089177 gene encoding heterogeneous nuclear ribonucleoprotein F-like isoform X1; protein product: MEETRSTDGDMKSEVKPERKMSGSGDHDDEAYVVKLRGLPWSTTVDEILQFFNDCRIKDGKLGIHMTMSREGRPSGEAYVEMESDEDIEKACKKDRDHIGHRYIEVFKVKRSEMEWVVKRSGLNLENAMDDGCVRLRGLPFGCSKEEIAQFFSGLEIVPNGISLPTDFTGRSTGEAYVQFVNKEVAEKALQKHKDKIGHRYIEIFRSSLSEVRAAIGPKMRPLGPGGFNQRPAPYDRGDRFGGINRYNNMGRGSRSFKGGFGDFDDGPSPWGMNSSWGGSGGPGMRGNMGGRGSSSFNMSMNSGGFGNMGMGRGGRSGGGGNWNGGGGGGGHCIHMRGLPFRATQADIADFFRPVVPVNIRLLYDNSGRASGEADVEFATHDEALKAMSKDKGHMQHRYIELFLNSSPGGSGGMGGGNFGMGGGGFGGGGFGGGGGGGGGGGGFGGGRSKFRF